Proteins from a genomic interval of Siniperca chuatsi isolate FFG_IHB_CAS linkage group LG10, ASM2008510v1, whole genome shotgun sequence:
- the foxp3b gene encoding forkhead box protein P3 isoform X6, translating into MNLRAVLNPQEESQQKLYIHLIFSLSCLCSLPSSRELLDNWGSPGLNIIQMKQEEKNRSLVELVSTGDGGVAEMPETAGETVTCGEHQPQPQRDKIQQPPPPPPPPPPPPQTRNVVSPPASGRQCWSAMEGIRQKQQRPSVLRQVSQTASRRQHGNSAAVSICKEEVDAGHLPPSSSPHMGSSARQSHLFFPLRRDGPKQSSIEARLHDSLPEGASALFVRGLCRWPGCEAVSEDFPSFLKHLHSEHSHGDRSIAQWRVQQDLVQCMESQLILEKQKLLAMQLHLHLSEHKFTDLKAASEWPYSLPLFLPQPPGADGDRVQQWGVKQLEELSQHGYRAAGSVHLLPDLVPSIECYKYNNIRPPYTYAYLIRWSILESPDKQRTLNEIYNWFTTMFFYFRHNTATWKNAVRHNLSLHKCFVRVEGGKGAVWTVDETEYQRRKGQKYHRDCPVKWLKSYSHYCPEEP; encoded by the exons ATGAATCTGAGAGCGGTCCTGAACCCGCAGGAGGAGTCGCAACAGAAACTGTATATACATCTTATCTTTTCTCTGAGCTGCCTCTGCTCTTTGCCTTCTTCTCGAGAATTACTGGATAACTGGGGATCTCCGGGCCTaaatattattcaaatgaaacaagaggaaaaaaaccGCTCTCTGGTTGAACTGGTCTCAACTGGTGATGGGGGGGTCGCAG AGATGCCAGAGACGGCCGGTGAGACTGTGACATGTGGAGAGCACCAACCTCAACCACAGCGTGACAAGATCCaacagcctcctcctcctcctcctcctcctcctcctcctcctcagaccaGGAATGTGGTGTCACCGCCCGCCTCAGGACGTCAG TGCTGGAGCGCTATGGAAGGCATTAGgcagaagcagcagaggccgtcGGTGCTGCGCCAGGTTTCCCAAACAGCCTCCAGGCGACAGCACG GTAACAGTGCAGCCGTCTCCATTTGCAAGGAAGAGGTGGATGCAGGCCATCTTCCCCCGTCCTCTTCGCCACACATGGGCTCCTCTGCCAGGCAAAGCCATCTCTTCTTCCCCCTGAGGAGAGACGGCCCAAAGCAGAGCTCCATCGAGGCCCGGCTTCACGATAG CCTCCCCGAGGGCGCCAGTGCTCTGTTTGTGAGAGGCCTCTGCCGCTGGCCGGGCTGTGAAGCGGTGTCTGAAGATTTCCCTAGTTTCTTAAA GCATCTCCACTCTGAGCACAGTCATGGTGACAGAAGCATCGCCCAGTGGAGGGTCCAGCAAGACCTCGTTCAGTGCATGGAGAGTCAG CTCATCCTGGAAAAACAGAAACTCTTGGCGATGCAGCTTCATCTGCACCTCTCTGAACACAAATTCACTGATTTG AAGGCAGCGTCCGAGTGGCCGTACAGCCTTCCTCTGTTCCTGCCGCAGCCTCCGGGAGCAGACGGAGACAGAGTGCAGCAATGGGGCGTTAAACAGCTGGAGGAGTTGTCCCAACATGGCTACAGAGCTGCTGGCTCTGTCCACCTTCTGCCAG ATTTGGTCCCCAGCATCGAATGTTACAAATACAACAACATCCGGCCTCCGTACACCTACGCCTACCTGATACGATGG TCCATCCTGGAGTCTCCGGACAAACAGCGCACTCTGAATGAGATTTACAACTGGTTCACTACCATGTTCTTCTACTTCAGACACAACACTGCTACCTGGAAG AATGCAGTGCGGCACAACCTCAGCCTACACAAGTGTTTTGTGCGCGtggagggaggaaagggagCTGTGTGGACGGTGGACGAGACGGAGTACCAGAGGAGGAAAGGCCAGAAGTATCACAG ggacTGCCCTGTGAAGTGGCTCAAGTCGTACTCCCATTACTGCCCGGAGGAGCCATGA
- the foxp3b gene encoding forkhead box protein P3 isoform X3 codes for MMICICDIYKTYLVRCSLACEWIPLNRTFNTAAPAAPAGASSSGVVMWEWFCFCFPFCFSTRSSHYEMPETAGETVTCGEHQPQPQRDKIQQPPPPPPPPPPPPQTRNVVSPPASGRQCWSAMEGIRQKQQRPSVLRQVSQTASRRQHVERPQIKGLHQCFLPLVHPGNSAAVSICKEEVDAGHLPPSSSPHMGSSARQSHLFFPLRRDGPKQSSIEARLHDSLPEGASALFVRGLCRWPGCEAVSEDFPSFLKHLHSEHSHGDRSIAQWRVQQDLVQCMESQLILEKQKLLAMQLHLHLSEHKFTDLKAASEWPYSLPLFLPQPPGADGDRVQQWGVKQLEELSQHGYRAAGSVHLLPDLVPSIECYKYNNIRPPYTYAYLIRWSILESPDKQRTLNEIYNWFTTMFFYFRHNTATWKNAVRHNLSLHKCFVRVEGGKGAVWTVDETEYQRRKGQKYHRDCPVKWLKSYSHYCPEEP; via the exons atGATGATATGTATTTGtgatatatataaaacatatctGGTGCGCTGTAGCTTGGCGTGCGAGTGGATTCCTTTAAATCGGACCTTCAACACGGCGGCCCCCGCGGCCCCCGCGGGGGCCAGCAGTAGCGGTGTTGTAATGTGGGAatggttttgtttctgttttcctttctgcttcTCAACACGTTCGTCTCATTACG AGATGCCAGAGACGGCCGGTGAGACTGTGACATGTGGAGAGCACCAACCTCAACCACAGCGTGACAAGATCCaacagcctcctcctcctcctcctcctcctcctcctcctcctcagaccaGGAATGTGGTGTCACCGCCCGCCTCAGGACGTCAG TGCTGGAGCGCTATGGAAGGCATTAGgcagaagcagcagaggccgtcGGTGCTGCGCCAGGTTTCCCAAACAGCCTCCAGGCGACAGCACG TCGAGCGTCCGCAGATCAAAGGCCTACATCAGTGCTTTCTTCCCCTAGTGCATCCAGGTAACAGTGCAGCCGTCTCCATTTGCAAGGAAGAGGTGGATGCAGGCCATCTTCCCCCGTCCTCTTCGCCACACATGGGCTCCTCTGCCAGGCAAAGCCATCTCTTCTTCCCCCTGAGGAGAGACGGCCCAAAGCAGAGCTCCATCGAGGCCCGGCTTCACGATAG CCTCCCCGAGGGCGCCAGTGCTCTGTTTGTGAGAGGCCTCTGCCGCTGGCCGGGCTGTGAAGCGGTGTCTGAAGATTTCCCTAGTTTCTTAAA GCATCTCCACTCTGAGCACAGTCATGGTGACAGAAGCATCGCCCAGTGGAGGGTCCAGCAAGACCTCGTTCAGTGCATGGAGAGTCAG CTCATCCTGGAAAAACAGAAACTCTTGGCGATGCAGCTTCATCTGCACCTCTCTGAACACAAATTCACTGATTTG AAGGCAGCGTCCGAGTGGCCGTACAGCCTTCCTCTGTTCCTGCCGCAGCCTCCGGGAGCAGACGGAGACAGAGTGCAGCAATGGGGCGTTAAACAGCTGGAGGAGTTGTCCCAACATGGCTACAGAGCTGCTGGCTCTGTCCACCTTCTGCCAG ATTTGGTCCCCAGCATCGAATGTTACAAATACAACAACATCCGGCCTCCGTACACCTACGCCTACCTGATACGATGG TCCATCCTGGAGTCTCCGGACAAACAGCGCACTCTGAATGAGATTTACAACTGGTTCACTACCATGTTCTTCTACTTCAGACACAACACTGCTACCTGGAAG AATGCAGTGCGGCACAACCTCAGCCTACACAAGTGTTTTGTGCGCGtggagggaggaaagggagCTGTGTGGACGGTGGACGAGACGGAGTACCAGAGGAGGAAAGGCCAGAAGTATCACAG ggacTGCCCTGTGAAGTGGCTCAAGTCGTACTCCCATTACTGCCCGGAGGAGCCATGA
- the foxp3b gene encoding forkhead box protein P1 isoform X10, whose protein sequence is MPETAGETVTCGEHQPQPQRDKIQQPPPPPPPPPPPPQTRNVVSPPASGRQCWSAMEGIRQKQQRPSVLRQVSQTASRRQHVERPQIKGLHQCFLPLVHPGNSAAVSICKEEVDAGHLPPSSSPHMGSSARQSHLFFPLRRDGPKQSSIEARLHDSLPEGASALFVRGLCRWPGCEAVSEDFPSFLKHLHSEHSHGDRSIAQWRVQQDLVQCMESQLILEKQKLLAMQLHLHLSEHKFTDLKAASEWPYSLPLFLPQPPGADGDRVQQWGVKQLEELSQHGYRAAGSVHLLPDLVPSIECYKYNNIRPPYTYAYLIRWSILESPDKQRTLNEIYNWFTTMFFYFRHNTATWKNAVRHNLSLHKCFVRVEGGKGAVWTVDETEYQRRKGQKYHRDCPVKWLKSYSHYCPEEP, encoded by the exons ATGCCAGAGACGGCCGGTGAGACTGTGACATGTGGAGAGCACCAACCTCAACCACAGCGTGACAAGATCCaacagcctcctcctcctcctcctcctcctcctcctcctcctcagaccaGGAATGTGGTGTCACCGCCCGCCTCAGGACGTCAG TGCTGGAGCGCTATGGAAGGCATTAGgcagaagcagcagaggccgtcGGTGCTGCGCCAGGTTTCCCAAACAGCCTCCAGGCGACAGCACG TCGAGCGTCCGCAGATCAAAGGCCTACATCAGTGCTTTCTTCCCCTAGTGCATCCAGGTAACAGTGCAGCCGTCTCCATTTGCAAGGAAGAGGTGGATGCAGGCCATCTTCCCCCGTCCTCTTCGCCACACATGGGCTCCTCTGCCAGGCAAAGCCATCTCTTCTTCCCCCTGAGGAGAGACGGCCCAAAGCAGAGCTCCATCGAGGCCCGGCTTCACGATAG CCTCCCCGAGGGCGCCAGTGCTCTGTTTGTGAGAGGCCTCTGCCGCTGGCCGGGCTGTGAAGCGGTGTCTGAAGATTTCCCTAGTTTCTTAAA GCATCTCCACTCTGAGCACAGTCATGGTGACAGAAGCATCGCCCAGTGGAGGGTCCAGCAAGACCTCGTTCAGTGCATGGAGAGTCAG CTCATCCTGGAAAAACAGAAACTCTTGGCGATGCAGCTTCATCTGCACCTCTCTGAACACAAATTCACTGATTTG AAGGCAGCGTCCGAGTGGCCGTACAGCCTTCCTCTGTTCCTGCCGCAGCCTCCGGGAGCAGACGGAGACAGAGTGCAGCAATGGGGCGTTAAACAGCTGGAGGAGTTGTCCCAACATGGCTACAGAGCTGCTGGCTCTGTCCACCTTCTGCCAG ATTTGGTCCCCAGCATCGAATGTTACAAATACAACAACATCCGGCCTCCGTACACCTACGCCTACCTGATACGATGG TCCATCCTGGAGTCTCCGGACAAACAGCGCACTCTGAATGAGATTTACAACTGGTTCACTACCATGTTCTTCTACTTCAGACACAACACTGCTACCTGGAAG AATGCAGTGCGGCACAACCTCAGCCTACACAAGTGTTTTGTGCGCGtggagggaggaaagggagCTGTGTGGACGGTGGACGAGACGGAGTACCAGAGGAGGAAAGGCCAGAAGTATCACAG ggacTGCCCTGTGAAGTGGCTCAAGTCGTACTCCCATTACTGCCCGGAGGAGCCATGA
- the foxp3b gene encoding forkhead box protein P1 isoform X11, whose protein sequence is MPETAGETVTCGEHQPQPQRDKIQQPPPPPPPPPPPPQTRNVVSPPASGRQCWSAMEGIRQKQQRPSVLRQVSQTASRRQHVHPGNSAAVSICKEEVDAGHLPPSSSPHMGSSARQSHLFFPLRRDGPKQSSIEARLHDSLPEGASALFVRGLCRWPGCEAVSEDFPSFLKHLHSEHSHGDRSIAQWRVQQDLVQCMESQLILEKQKLLAMQLHLHLSEHKFTDLKAASEWPYSLPLFLPQPPGADGDRVQQWGVKQLEELSQHGYRAAGSVHLLPDLVPSIECYKYNNIRPPYTYAYLIRWSILESPDKQRTLNEIYNWFTTMFFYFRHNTATWKNAVRHNLSLHKCFVRVEGGKGAVWTVDETEYQRRKGQKYHRDCPVKWLKSYSHYCPEEP, encoded by the exons ATGCCAGAGACGGCCGGTGAGACTGTGACATGTGGAGAGCACCAACCTCAACCACAGCGTGACAAGATCCaacagcctcctcctcctcctcctcctcctcctcctcctcctcagaccaGGAATGTGGTGTCACCGCCCGCCTCAGGACGTCAG TGCTGGAGCGCTATGGAAGGCATTAGgcagaagcagcagaggccgtcGGTGCTGCGCCAGGTTTCCCAAACAGCCTCCAGGCGACAGCACG TGCATCCAGGTAACAGTGCAGCCGTCTCCATTTGCAAGGAAGAGGTGGATGCAGGCCATCTTCCCCCGTCCTCTTCGCCACACATGGGCTCCTCTGCCAGGCAAAGCCATCTCTTCTTCCCCCTGAGGAGAGACGGCCCAAAGCAGAGCTCCATCGAGGCCCGGCTTCACGATAG CCTCCCCGAGGGCGCCAGTGCTCTGTTTGTGAGAGGCCTCTGCCGCTGGCCGGGCTGTGAAGCGGTGTCTGAAGATTTCCCTAGTTTCTTAAA GCATCTCCACTCTGAGCACAGTCATGGTGACAGAAGCATCGCCCAGTGGAGGGTCCAGCAAGACCTCGTTCAGTGCATGGAGAGTCAG CTCATCCTGGAAAAACAGAAACTCTTGGCGATGCAGCTTCATCTGCACCTCTCTGAACACAAATTCACTGATTTG AAGGCAGCGTCCGAGTGGCCGTACAGCCTTCCTCTGTTCCTGCCGCAGCCTCCGGGAGCAGACGGAGACAGAGTGCAGCAATGGGGCGTTAAACAGCTGGAGGAGTTGTCCCAACATGGCTACAGAGCTGCTGGCTCTGTCCACCTTCTGCCAG ATTTGGTCCCCAGCATCGAATGTTACAAATACAACAACATCCGGCCTCCGTACACCTACGCCTACCTGATACGATGG TCCATCCTGGAGTCTCCGGACAAACAGCGCACTCTGAATGAGATTTACAACTGGTTCACTACCATGTTCTTCTACTTCAGACACAACACTGCTACCTGGAAG AATGCAGTGCGGCACAACCTCAGCCTACACAAGTGTTTTGTGCGCGtggagggaggaaagggagCTGTGTGGACGGTGGACGAGACGGAGTACCAGAGGAGGAAAGGCCAGAAGTATCACAG ggacTGCCCTGTGAAGTGGCTCAAGTCGTACTCCCATTACTGCCCGGAGGAGCCATGA